The genomic region CGACAAGATACGTTGGTAAAACCAGATCTTCTGTGCGAAGCACAAAAGGCCACATTTTTTAGACAGCCCCGCTTTTTTTGGTATCCGGATCTTTTGTAAAAAGCATTTGCGCTAAAAGCATTCCGACACCACAGACAATAGCTGAGTCTGCGACATTAAATGCAGGCCAATGATAGACCTCTTTGTAATGAAAATCTAAAAAGTCGATAACGTACTGAAAGCGCAATCGGTCAATGTAATTTCCGATAGCG from Oligoflexia bacterium harbors:
- the lspA gene encoding signal peptidase II: IVIPLVAMGIILMIMKTTKDDQKTQIMALSLIFGGAIGNYIDRLRFQYVIDFLDFHYKEVYHWPAFNVADSAIVCGVGMLLAQMLFTKDPDTKKSGAV